A single Anopheles arabiensis isolate DONGOLA chromosome X, AaraD3, whole genome shotgun sequence DNA region contains:
- the LOC120906011 gene encoding uncharacterized protein LOC120906011 isoform X1 codes for MIGCMHEANDAPCPTCGTYLLNPLSKSAVSGTSSSSSSEDDSTTMDDSNTTFAGPSARSSYPTASTPAQDSTANSSGSIVEENAVLLEENRKLTRSLLELQVETERLKQQQNLLSGLGRRRDSLSGLSSTSQPLGSMGQNSPAPSYRSTGNYTSGIVADVVREIRDICRVREDATFERLRNLQENHMWSINDTLQRLAKDVDTMQKSVSAARHDLEKLTSRVLQLESIVLPQAAVCLAAGAQHNHPLPLAPMPLFGGNVQQALLLQQLQQQTNANQQLQQQTNANQQQQQQQHSPQTVPVSSGQQFHAFGMSERGPAGSAGGASIGSQSVSSNGVGKPGNGGLPSMLRLNYGRIATTEDLFGGDSVTVELGNGNNTSGGGGGSSSNSTVASVHESSSRVLLLEKGEVELRRDLQDAIAAKNEQSKKIAYLQKVVMALQKKVDLQGTDTPSLGGNGSSSSGNATSNNGSSSGGGIGVIGPVTDL; via the exons ATGATCGGTTGCATGCACGAAGCGAACGACGCGCCGTGTCCTACATGCGGCACCTACTTACTTAACCCACT CAGTAAGTCAGCAGTGTCGGGCacatcgtcgtcctcgtcgtcggaGGACGACTCCACCACGATGGACGATAGCAACACCACGTTCGCGGGACCGTCCGCCCGTTCCTCCTATCCGACAGCCAGCACACCCGCCCAGGACTCGACGGCGAACAGCTCGGGCAGCATCGTCGAGGAGAACGCGGTGCTGCTGGAGGAAAACCGTAAGCTCACCCGCAGCCTGCTCGAGCTGCAAG TGGAAACGGAGCggctgaagcagcagcagaacctcCTGTCCGGGCTGGGCCGGCGCCGGGACAGTCTGAGCGGGCTGAGCTCGACCAGCCAGCCGCTCGGCAGCATGGGCCAGAACAGTCCCGCCCCATCGTACCGGTCGACGG GAAACTACACCTCCGGCATCGTCGCAGACGTGGTGCGGGAGATACGCGACATCTGCCGGGTGCGGGAGGACGCCACGTTCGAGCGGTTGCGCAACCTGCAGGAAAACCACATGTGGTCGATCAACGACACGCTGCAACGCCTCGCCAAGGACGTCGACACGATGCAGAAGTCGGTCAGTGCGGCCCGGCACGACCTGGAGAAGCTGACCAGTCGGGTGCTGCAGCTGGAGAGTATCGTGCTGCCGCAGGCGGCCGTCTGTCTGGCGGCCGGCGCCCAGCACAACCACCCGCTGCCACTCGCGCCGATGCCCCTGTTCGGGGGCAACGTGCAGCAggccctgctgctgcagcagctccagcagcagacAAATGCGAaccagcagctccagcagcagacAAATgcgaaccagcagcagcagcaacagcaacattccCCCCAGACGGTACCCGTCAGCTCCGGCCAGCAGTTTCACGCGTTTGGCATGAGCGAACGGGGGCCGGCGGGCAGTGCCGGTGGCGCGTCGATCGGCAGCCAGAGCGTAAGCAGCAACGGCGTGGGCAAGCCGGGCAACGGGGGGCTGCCCTCGATGCTGCGGCTCAACTACGGTCGGATCGCCACCACCGAGGACCTGTTCGGTGGCGACTCGGTTACGGTCGAGCTGGGCAATGGCAACAACAcgagcggcggcggtggcggcagcagcagcaacagcacagtCGCCTCCGTTCACGAGTCTTCCTcgcgcgtgctgctgctggagaagGGCGAGGTGGAGCTGCGACGGGACCTGCAGGACGCAATTGCGGCCAAGAACGAACAGTCGAAAAAGATTGCTTA CCTGCAGAAGGTAGTGATGGCGCTGCAGAAAAAGGTCGACCTGCAGGGGACGGACACGCCGAGTCTGGGCGGcaacggtagcagcagcagcggtaacgccaccagcaacaacggcagcagcagcggcggcggcattGGCGTGATCGGCCCGGTCACCGACTTGTAG
- the LOC120906011 gene encoding uncharacterized protein LOC120906011 isoform X3 gives MIGCMHEANDAPCPTCGTYLLNPLSKSAVSGTSSSSSSEDDSTTMDDSNTTFAGPSARSSYPTASTPAQDSTANSSGSIVEENAVLLEENRKLTRSLLELQVETERLKQQQNLLSGLGRRRDSLSGLSSTSQPLGSMGQNSPAPSYRSTGNYTSGIVADVVREIRDICRVREDATFERLRNLQENHMWSINDTLQRLAKDVDTMQKSVSAARHDLEKLTSRVLQLESIVLPQAAVCLAAGAQHNHPLPLAPMPLFGGNVQQALLLQQLQQQTNANQQQQQQQHSPQTVPVSSGQQFHAFGMSERGPAGSAGGASIGSQSVSSNGVGKPGNGGLPSMLRLNYGRIATTEDLFGGDSVTVELGNGNNTSGGGGGSSSNSTVASVHESSSRVLLLEKGEVELRRDLQDAIAAKNEQSKKIAYLQKVVMALQKKVDLQGTDTPSLGGNGSSSSGNATSNNGSSSGGGIGVIGPVTDL, from the exons ATGATCGGTTGCATGCACGAAGCGAACGACGCGCCGTGTCCTACATGCGGCACCTACTTACTTAACCCACT CAGTAAGTCAGCAGTGTCGGGCacatcgtcgtcctcgtcgtcggaGGACGACTCCACCACGATGGACGATAGCAACACCACGTTCGCGGGACCGTCCGCCCGTTCCTCCTATCCGACAGCCAGCACACCCGCCCAGGACTCGACGGCGAACAGCTCGGGCAGCATCGTCGAGGAGAACGCGGTGCTGCTGGAGGAAAACCGTAAGCTCACCCGCAGCCTGCTCGAGCTGCAAG TGGAAACGGAGCggctgaagcagcagcagaacctcCTGTCCGGGCTGGGCCGGCGCCGGGACAGTCTGAGCGGGCTGAGCTCGACCAGCCAGCCGCTCGGCAGCATGGGCCAGAACAGTCCCGCCCCATCGTACCGGTCGACGG GAAACTACACCTCCGGCATCGTCGCAGACGTGGTGCGGGAGATACGCGACATCTGCCGGGTGCGGGAGGACGCCACGTTCGAGCGGTTGCGCAACCTGCAGGAAAACCACATGTGGTCGATCAACGACACGCTGCAACGCCTCGCCAAGGACGTCGACACGATGCAGAAGTCGGTCAGTGCGGCCCGGCACGACCTGGAGAAGCTGACCAGTCGGGTGCTGCAGCTGGAGAGTATCGTGCTGCCGCAGGCGGCCGTCTGTCTGGCGGCCGGCGCCCAGCACAACCACCCGCTGCCACTCGCGCCGATGCCCCTGTTCGGGGGCAACGTGCAGCAggccctgctgctgcagcagctccagcagcagacAA ATgcgaaccagcagcagcagcaacagcaacattccCCCCAGACGGTACCCGTCAGCTCCGGCCAGCAGTTTCACGCGTTTGGCATGAGCGAACGGGGGCCGGCGGGCAGTGCCGGTGGCGCGTCGATCGGCAGCCAGAGCGTAAGCAGCAACGGCGTGGGCAAGCCGGGCAACGGGGGGCTGCCCTCGATGCTGCGGCTCAACTACGGTCGGATCGCCACCACCGAGGACCTGTTCGGTGGCGACTCGGTTACGGTCGAGCTGGGCAATGGCAACAACAcgagcggcggcggtggcggcagcagcagcaacagcacagtCGCCTCCGTTCACGAGTCTTCCTcgcgcgtgctgctgctggagaagGGCGAGGTGGAGCTGCGACGGGACCTGCAGGACGCAATTGCGGCCAAGAACGAACAGTCGAAAAAGATTGCTTA CCTGCAGAAGGTAGTGATGGCGCTGCAGAAAAAGGTCGACCTGCAGGGGACGGACACGCCGAGTCTGGGCGGcaacggtagcagcagcagcggtaacgccaccagcaacaacggcagcagcagcggcggcggcattGGCGTGATCGGCCCGGTCACCGACTTGTAG
- the LOC120906011 gene encoding uncharacterized protein LOC120906011 isoform X2 → MIGCMHEANDAPCPTCGTYLLNPLKSAVSGTSSSSSSEDDSTTMDDSNTTFAGPSARSSYPTASTPAQDSTANSSGSIVEENAVLLEENRKLTRSLLELQVETERLKQQQNLLSGLGRRRDSLSGLSSTSQPLGSMGQNSPAPSYRSTGNYTSGIVADVVREIRDICRVREDATFERLRNLQENHMWSINDTLQRLAKDVDTMQKSVSAARHDLEKLTSRVLQLESIVLPQAAVCLAAGAQHNHPLPLAPMPLFGGNVQQALLLQQLQQQTNANQQLQQQTNANQQQQQQQHSPQTVPVSSGQQFHAFGMSERGPAGSAGGASIGSQSVSSNGVGKPGNGGLPSMLRLNYGRIATTEDLFGGDSVTVELGNGNNTSGGGGGSSSNSTVASVHESSSRVLLLEKGEVELRRDLQDAIAAKNEQSKKIAYLQKVVMALQKKVDLQGTDTPSLGGNGSSSSGNATSNNGSSSGGGIGVIGPVTDL, encoded by the exons ATGATCGGTTGCATGCACGAAGCGAACGACGCGCCGTGTCCTACATGCGGCACCTACTTACTTAACCCACT TAAGTCAGCAGTGTCGGGCacatcgtcgtcctcgtcgtcggaGGACGACTCCACCACGATGGACGATAGCAACACCACGTTCGCGGGACCGTCCGCCCGTTCCTCCTATCCGACAGCCAGCACACCCGCCCAGGACTCGACGGCGAACAGCTCGGGCAGCATCGTCGAGGAGAACGCGGTGCTGCTGGAGGAAAACCGTAAGCTCACCCGCAGCCTGCTCGAGCTGCAAG TGGAAACGGAGCggctgaagcagcagcagaacctcCTGTCCGGGCTGGGCCGGCGCCGGGACAGTCTGAGCGGGCTGAGCTCGACCAGCCAGCCGCTCGGCAGCATGGGCCAGAACAGTCCCGCCCCATCGTACCGGTCGACGG GAAACTACACCTCCGGCATCGTCGCAGACGTGGTGCGGGAGATACGCGACATCTGCCGGGTGCGGGAGGACGCCACGTTCGAGCGGTTGCGCAACCTGCAGGAAAACCACATGTGGTCGATCAACGACACGCTGCAACGCCTCGCCAAGGACGTCGACACGATGCAGAAGTCGGTCAGTGCGGCCCGGCACGACCTGGAGAAGCTGACCAGTCGGGTGCTGCAGCTGGAGAGTATCGTGCTGCCGCAGGCGGCCGTCTGTCTGGCGGCCGGCGCCCAGCACAACCACCCGCTGCCACTCGCGCCGATGCCCCTGTTCGGGGGCAACGTGCAGCAggccctgctgctgcagcagctccagcagcagacAAATGCGAaccagcagctccagcagcagacAAATgcgaaccagcagcagcagcaacagcaacattccCCCCAGACGGTACCCGTCAGCTCCGGCCAGCAGTTTCACGCGTTTGGCATGAGCGAACGGGGGCCGGCGGGCAGTGCCGGTGGCGCGTCGATCGGCAGCCAGAGCGTAAGCAGCAACGGCGTGGGCAAGCCGGGCAACGGGGGGCTGCCCTCGATGCTGCGGCTCAACTACGGTCGGATCGCCACCACCGAGGACCTGTTCGGTGGCGACTCGGTTACGGTCGAGCTGGGCAATGGCAACAACAcgagcggcggcggtggcggcagcagcagcaacagcacagtCGCCTCCGTTCACGAGTCTTCCTcgcgcgtgctgctgctggagaagGGCGAGGTGGAGCTGCGACGGGACCTGCAGGACGCAATTGCGGCCAAGAACGAACAGTCGAAAAAGATTGCTTA CCTGCAGAAGGTAGTGATGGCGCTGCAGAAAAAGGTCGACCTGCAGGGGACGGACACGCCGAGTCTGGGCGGcaacggtagcagcagcagcggtaacgccaccagcaacaacggcagcagcagcggcggcggcattGGCGTGATCGGCCCGGTCACCGACTTGTAG